The following is a genomic window from Chanos chanos chromosome 1, fChaCha1.1, whole genome shotgun sequence.
cttcagGGGGAGCTGGCCCGCACTCTGCCAGTTCACACATGGATATTATTTTTTCTGAAGTGAAATATGTGGACATATTAAAatacagatatataaaaaaaaaaagaggggggggggggtttgctctGAGGGTATCTTTCTCAAATAGGGCTGTGTTtgccacacccacacactggttACATCTTCTTATGTACTGGTCCGCGATTATGGTTTCAGTCTGTCCAATTACACAACGGACCTATTTCGCCCAATCAGGGTCGGACCTCTTGTTTTAATGTGGGCGGGGCCTgctgcaggatttttttttagataagcTCGACGTAATTGGCGGGGAACATTCCGAAATGGCCGTCGGGGCCGTACCCTCGCCACCAGCCCTCGTCGATCATCTCGATACCCGTGATGATATCGTCGGGGTCGAAGGAAATCTCCGTGTCGTCGGCTGAGGAGACAGAATCACGGTTTTATTCAGAGAAGTCCCTGGCTCCTCACTCTCTGAGGATTTTTTGCTCCAGTCACTTTCTACTTACTCtaccacttacacacacactgacagttcGTAACTCATAACTAAACAATGACATAACAGTtccacatgcatgcatacaacAGTCCATAATTCCCCCTTGAAGAAGTAGGTGAACCTTCTCACTAATGTTCAGCTAATATTTAAGCCAATTAtcactattttttctttttttttttttttggttcatcaTGGCATTTTAAGCTTAACTCAGCATCTCGGAGACTAAGCTCTGCGAATGAAGGTTTGAGCTGCATAGGCCTTGATAACTGAGTTTCACatcctttcattttctcagtaCCCGAGACTGCGGGTTACTAATTTAGCATTCCAGGTTTTCATCAACAGCTATAATGACACTAACTCTTTTGTATCCTGAAATCCAGCTAACACAGCCTGTGAAATGCATTGCATCTCTGTTCATTTAATCTCtgtgaaaagacaaataaaagagCAAGTGGCCCAATAAATAAGTATCTAAATATTATGCTTAACTACAACATTTGAAAGACTGTGAAACTGCAAATGTTTGTAATGCGTACCATACTTGCAAATGTTAGGGGGAAGAAATTCCGGGCACTCGACTAGCACCTGCCGAAATAAATCATTGCTTGTAGTCTAGGGAAATGGACCACCTGGTCTAGTGTAGACTGGTTCCCTGACCTGATATCACCCTATGTGTTGTTTATAACGTGTAAGTATACCTGCCTATGTGTGAGAGTATTTAACTGAAGAGATGCTTCGAAGACTGCACGGCTGAACCTGgggtttgtgggtgtgggtggcGTCTCCAAAAGGCTGCTCTAGGGCGCCGTGAGGTCAGCGTGTCTCGCTGACCTCACGGCTGACCTCACGAGCTGTATCTTTTCAGTTCGGTGGTGACTGTGGCAGTTTACCAGGGGAACGTAATAACGAGAACAAAAGACTTCAGGAAACAACACCGCGTGTCCAGAAGGGATGATTATCGAAAGAACTATGGAGTGAAATGGCACAGTATGGATCGCTATTTCCCGCGCGTGTTAAATAGTGgcaaaacatttacagacatctcaagtttccctctctctctctctctcttgcgtgCGTGAGGGCTAATCAGTTCTCTCCTTAAAGAGACAGAATCCCAGGTAGGCTgcaccctccagcatctccTGTGCGTATCAGTGCCTTTCCCGCCTCTATTAATACCATATCCTAACAGTAAATTATACGTACAAGTTTGCTATCTAGCATCGGGATGGGATACGGGAGTACAGTGTACCAACTCAACCTTTTACCTAGCCTCcactgtgaatgaatgtgtaattAACATGTCATTACATGATTATTTGACATTTGGGAATATAAACTGGGGGTTATTTTGCTGATGACGACTTCTCTGTaatacacagaaacaggcagagCTATGATGACTTCTTCTGTAGTAttacccagacagacagagcagtggtatgcctgtgcgtgtgtgtgtgtgtgtgtgagtgtgtgtgtgtgcgtgtgtgtgtgcgtgagcatgCATATGCGAGGCACTCACCGGCCTGGTAATCATATAGTGCTCGGGCACAGATGCCGCGGTCGCTAGTGTCTTCTTTCGCGTACTCATATGTGTTCTGCTCTTCAGTCTGCTGGtcacagacagaaggagagagagagagatagacagacaggtggaaaaagagagacggagacagagagagtcagtcactgcatctcattcatttacTCTCCTGAATAGTGAAATGATACAAAAATCTGCCATTAAAATGTACGAGACATACATACACGTTCGACCAGTTTCACTTAAAAATACACTGTTTAAATCATTGGTCAAATACGATATTCTACAAGCCAGGGACAGCGGTAACACTCAGGCAACAGTGAGTGAGGGAGTAGTATCTGCAAATGTAGAATGTAACGTAACCAAGAGGGGGATGGGAAAGGCTGAATGTACTCTGTATGCTAATAAGGTAGAGAACAGCACAGTCTCTGTGAATGTagcatgtgtgttaatgtaatgGGGAAAAGTACAGTATGTGTTAATGTAACGCGTGTTGTGGGGTACAGTGTATAGCCCTGCTGAATGCTGATTTGCTCCGGTTCGTGTTATCACTTTtaatgtaatattatgagaactGATTAGGTTTACTGATGTATGTAATTACTCTTTGGGGCACAATCTGACCTGTTCAGTTAAACGGTTCATGATTGGTTGAGTGAGAGTCGTCACCCGTCACTGTGCCCTAATTGGTTGGGGGCGGGACGTCTGGGAGGGCGGGAAGTCGGATGTGTAACGAGAGCGAGAGTGGAGACTACACGGGATAGTTTCATGGATAAcgaaaaagtttaaaaaatgagttATGAGACACTCAGAAGACTGTTTAAGATGTAGTCTCTAAGTGCGGGACGTCCAATACATGTGGAAATGTGCCGGACGTAACATAACTCATAGACGTGTATCGGGGCTAGTAGTATGACCGTTAGCGTTGAACCTAACAGTTTGTCAGCTAGCGCCAATGTCAGCTAGCGGCAATGCAGACACGAGCTGTCCGCTATTCTCTCTGTACGACGGACAGGGAAAGACAAAAATCCAGCTAGCGCTCCGGGTGACCAGGATTAAAGCCCGTGAGCTCCTCAGGCGAATTGAGGCGGTACAGCACCAACCACATAGCGACCGAAGTGACCGGAGAAGCCTGTGAGTTCCTCCGGTCTCCGTGGGAGAGGGGGAAATTTCAACCTGCGTCTCAAACGGTCGCGTCCCACCTCGTCACTGTCCCACACGTTAGTCGGACCCCTTAAGCCATCAGGGTCGACTCCTGTCAGCTTATAATGTTCATCGCTCAAACCtgcaaaggtttttttttttttttttttttttttacagttttgttcctctgtctccgtgtgcatgtgaatggaaTCTCACTTAATATTGTATGATCGCGTTTATATTGAAttagtctatctatctatctatccccccatcccccctctctttctgtgtctccgTATTTATTGCAAGATATATATTGCGAGCCACATTGATTTGTTTGCCTTATTTTTATTCTTACCTTTAATATATAGTCGTGGTAAATTCTAATATGTACATCTGAGTATGTGCTCCATAGTTTTATTGGAACTTTTGCTGGAAATACTCAGTTAGTCACAAAGTAAACGAACCCAGGGCACTGCCCATCTGTGTCCAGGGGATGAAGAAAGTGCTACGCTAGAGTGtgaatgtagtgtgtgtatgtattttggTTTTACAGTGTGCGTGTTGTGGGATGCAGTACGTGAATGTAGTGTGAGTTTATTTTggggtattgtgtgtgtttgttgtgtggtacagtatatgtgaacattgtgtgtgtgtgtgttgtggggtaCAGTAtatgtgaacattgtgtgtgtgtgtgttgtggggtaCAGTAtatgtgaacattgtgtgtgtgtgtgtttgttgtgtggtacagtatatgtgaacattgtgtgtgtgtgtgttgtggggtaCAGTAtatgtgaacattgtgtgtgtgttgtggggtaCAGTAtatgtgaacattgtgtgtctgtgtgtgtgtgtgtgttgtggggtaCAGTAtatgtgaacattgtgtgtgtgtgtgtgtgttgtggggtaCAGTAtatgtgaacattgtgtgtgtctgtgtgtgtgttgtggggtaCAGTATatgtgaacactgtgtgtgtgtgtgtgtgtgtgtgtgtgttgtggggtaCAGCACCTGTTGGGGCTCCTCGtacatgtttgtctctgtaactGACTCATAATTTGGTTGTTCCACCTCATGAGAACTGTACGGTTCACTGACAACAGGCTGCACATCTGAccgagagaaaaaagaaatagatagttagatagatagatagacacatagagagagagtgttaaattCTTTCCCTGTGGTAGTGGCTGTTTCTGTCCACTGGGGGGCGCAGTAGTAGCAGGGAATGgtataaacagaaaaatggaaaatggaaaaagaaaaatgatgatgGTACAGTGATAATGATGGTACAGGTAATGAACAGCCTGGAtgctgatgctgtgtgtgtgtgtgtgtgtgtgtgtcccaccTTCATACTCTGCATCAGCACCTTGCTCCACCTCCTCATACTCAGTGTCCAGGTGCTCCTCATACGTGGATTCTGattgcacaagcacacacatgcatggaaacacacacatgcttggtaacaaacaaacacgcgaCTTGAAATACACCCACACAATGAGAACTATCTGGCGGATGAAACCTAACAGTTACATTTATTCAATTCATTGTTTACGTTGTTACTTtaatatttatgcattttaatgtgattttttttttttttacattaatatatTTTCGCATGTAGTTCAAGTATCTATCATTTTAAATCATAGCAGGTTTCATcctccgtacacacacacacctccctcatGCTGCTCTGACTGACTTGCCAGCTTCTCTTTCCATTCACAGTGACTAAGCAGCTCTCTCATGACAagagtgtttcagtgacagtgaatgTGTTAGGCGTGAAGGAGCTGAAGCAGGAGAGAggatgtgagtgagtgaacaggaTGGAGAGAAATGGTTTCACAGTAACATGACGGACAGGGGACTGGCGATTATCAGAGAtaatcagagagggagagagatgatcTTGCCATCTCAGGCTACTGTGGAAAATGCGTGTGGCACACTTTGAGGGACACTTGgtttacatttatgtgtgtgtctgtgtatttgtgtgtgagtgagtgtgtgtgtgtgtgtgtgtgcgtgcgagtgtgtgtgtgtgtgtgtgagtgtatgtgtgtgtgtgagtgagtgtgtgtgcgcgagtgtgtgtgtgagtgagtgagtgagtgagtgtgtgtgtgtgcgagtgtgtgtgagtgtgtgtgtgagtgagtgagtgagtgagtgtgtgtgtgtgtgtgtgtgtgagtgtgtgtgtgtgtgtgtgtgtgtgtgtgtgtggggcaggtGCAGCAGGGCCAGCAGGTACAAGTGAAAGCTGATAGGCCTGTGTTTGCGTgcactgtgagagtgagagtatgtCTTTTCCAAACATATGGCTGGTGTGTACACACAGCCGTAGCAGCAAGTACAGGTGAcagttgctgtgtgtgtatgtgtttgagcaagtgtgtgtgggagtggtgATTTCACACCTTTGGACAAAAATCCATGCAGTGGAGACAGTtgacactttgtgtgtgtgtgtgtgtgtgtgtgtgagggaaacagagagtgtgttttcaAACCTCGGGCTGGTACAGACGCGGAGGGCGCGGCACGGACAGGCGAGGCCTGGCGCAGAGAGGAGCGAACAGGCTCCGGCTCACGCGACTGCCTTGACAAAAAAGGACTTTGCAAACGCCctgacatacacacgcacacgcacgcacgcgcgcacagacacacacagacacagacacagaatggaaagagagagaaacccgAGCTGACAGGTGGAAGGCGAGGTTAAACGCGCGCTCAGAAGACGAGACgaaggaaaagaagagcagTCAAATCCCACAGATAAACATGACACatgcaaaacaacacagtctGAATGAATGTCCATGTtagtgagaaacagacagagaaagagggagagagagagagagagacagaaagaaaaaaaagaaaagcagggaaggagacagagagagagagagagagagtacaggaATCTGCTGTAACCTGCCTGAACACGTCCAGAGTCTAAACACACTGTCAGAAATCACTCCCAACATTCACTGAGTTACTTAACGTTAAACAGCTGAAAACCTAGCATGCAAAACCCAGTCCTCTAATTTACATGTGCTGCAGGGAGATCGAATCAAATGTCCGTCGGTGCAGAAACGAGGCTTCATGAATTTGTTTTACTTCTTAAAAAAGTTTCAGCGCCCGTTTTGTCAGCCCTGTGGCAGTGTGGGAGATGCCGCTGGTCTGCCCTGATTAGCCCGAGGCCGGACGTCACAGTTCCCCAGTGGTTTTCCACGCTGTGCAGGTGGGCATGCGGGTGTGTTACCTGGCTGAGGGCTGGCGGGGGTGGTTGTTTCTGCGTTGCCGGGGACGATGCCTCGCTCCCTCTGCTGAAACATCTCCCTGGGGTTGACGGAACGCTGGGAAATGACAGAGGCCGCCTCCTGATAAAGACAGAGTGGTCAGAGtgagtgaccacacacacaccacacacacaccatacacacacacgtacagtgAGAGAAACACGTTTGATCTCTTCTTCCAGGTTATTATGCAAATAAATCAGGTTCCTTTATAGACCAAGCCATCAGAATAACAAGACAGGAAGGAAATAGCTCtataacagtaacacagtggttaaagagagagagagagagagagagagaggtggaagacAAATTGAGCAACACAAGAAAaggtcagacagagaaaagagcaagTCCAGACGCGTCGAGTCTGAATCAACAGGTCAGCTAGCTAAAAAAGCAGCAGAGGACATAAAGAAAGGCCAGGGTGTgagttagagagggagggggagagagagagagagagagagagaaggccattAGGGGATTATTTCTGAAGactggagagcgagagagaaggaaaaccgGCTCTGCGGGGCCTGGGCTGGTCAtgttaattgttttctttttttgttgtttgtttgttttttttttcccttctgtcaCTCACGTTGGCTTTCTCCACAGATTCACCACGATTGAAGCCTTTCTTCTGCTCCGCCTGGAactctttctcctgctcctcctgaaGACCCAGGTTAGTGGAACAGCATTTAgaacaggcacgcacacacacacatagacacacacacacacacatagacacacacacacttctgtctctcacagccTTAAACCTTTAAATGGTAACAACTCCATCTACTGATCAATCTATCTATGGTTCCTCTGCACGCTGAgcaatacacacatgcatatgcacacacacacacacacacacacatagacacacacacacacacacacacacacacacacacacacatagacacacacacatagacacacacacacacacatagacacacacacacttctgtctctcacagccTTCAACCTTTAAATGGTAACAACTCCATCTACTGATCAATCTATCTATGGTTCCTCTGCACGCTGAgcaatacacacatgcatatgcacacacacacacacacacacacacacacacaaaaagtgagAGCATGTATGGAGCAGTCTTTAgagctgagagaaagatggtGTATCAGTCACTCCACGCCATACACCATCATGCAGTGTGGCATCTCTCACACGTCACTATGTACCGTTTAGCTTCACTCTAGCGTGACCACGGCACACGTGCATTCCCGCCTCGTTCTCTCACAATGACAAATCAAGACCATGTGATCAGCAACCTCGTACGTATACTGACCGCTGAGAGTCATTCTTACACGATCTTTATAATTATGAACGTGCGGGGGATATTCCAACGTAAGGCTTTCTCAGTTAGCCACATATTTTGAGACAAAAAATCTAATCTGTCTAATAGGACAAGAGCAAAGGAGTATTTCTATCAGACAGCTTTGACTTGTGGCTGAAGTCATACCGGTAATTCAGACATCCTGTTTGCTGGGATAGTCCAAGGGTCCACTTATGTCGTTATCTCAGAAACTTGAGACGGCTTTGACTTATTTAGGCAAAATATGTTTGGTAAACACAGCGGAGAGATTATCCACAGTGGCCAGGACATTGTAAGAGAGAGATCTGCGACAGACATGTTAATTCGTCTGAAAAGGAGAAGTAGCAATATCACTGATAACATaactcagactttttttttttgttaaagataTGCTTCCAAGAAACGATCAGTGAAAAGGTCAGAATCTTTCAGATCCGTTTTTGGttattgttgaaaaaaaaaagaaaaaaagaaaagaaagcgacaacaaaaacaaccaaaaaaaagtgttgtgaACACCAGTATTTAAATGAGGGATTATTTACAGGTGAGGATTGTGATTTTGATGGGGGTGTGAGAATACATTTTTGGATAATCTGCGTGAATAATCCTTGAGAAGTTTCTCATGCAAAATGAGTAATCTGTGCTAAATCTCTGGGTAATCTGATCCTATGTTCTGAACAAACACTGAGAATACTAAGGATGACTGATTCTGTAACTGTGTCCTACATCTGGTTATCTGCCATGTGTCTACAATCTTTGAATAATCTTGTTCCATTAAAAGAGTAATCTGTGTGAGTAACGTGTGGGTAATCCGTGAGAGAATGTACAGGTAAACGGACAACCAGGTGATAATAATCTGTGAGAGGTCTTGGTCTAAATCAAAGGGTTATATGTGCACGTAATCGTTGGGTAATCGGTGAGAGGACGCTTGGGTTTAGGGAGATAATCTGTGTGAGTAATATCTGGTTTATCTGCGATTATAATCTGCAAGATCACTGCTCAGGTAAAAGGaactctcactcacccactgcTGTCTTTCATGCTGATGACTCTTGGCTTCCTGTTGCTGTTGGTATTTCCTGTTCAACAAATGCCCAAAACAGAGTATAGTCACTCTCACTGCAGActactctcacactcacacacacacacacacacacacatgccccttCTATAACAGCTAGGCTTGACACAATCTCTTTCGACACTGAGGCCTAAGGCTTCACTATTAGAACTGTAGTTGCGAGAACACTTAAATGTGTGAAGCTTGTCAGAACAACTCAAAAAGCCAGACTCAAGAACCTCCTTCAGACAATCCAATTACGCCCTGCAAATCAttgctgctgctactactatGGGGACTACTGCTTCATCTGTACTACGCAACACGAAACCAATTCAACATCTCAGCTGACCAAGCCGAAAAAATATCACCACacgatagtttttttttttttcaagaattcTCAAAAAAAAGGCCCCCACAGGGAACTCAGACACTGGAAAACGCTGAGTTTGTAAAACGCGTATGATTAGAGAGTATGAATCGTAGGCCTACTTCTGTTCGTCTATTTGGGAGgccctctctttcgctctctgctctctcaacGCCGCCTCTTTCGTTTCTctatcctttctctctttctccagccgCTGCCGTTCCtcatctgcttttctcttctcttcttggcgtcgtctctcctcttctttctgaaagggagagagggagagaaacggggggggggggggcagaggagagGTAGAGACGGAACGAGAGAGGTTATGAAACATATGGGTATGTCAACTGGCCGCAGTGTGTACTGGGGTTATGCTTGAATTGCCTGCTATTTGAGTTACCTCTGCCTGGGCCCAGAAgttgtctttatttgtttttttg
Proteins encoded in this region:
- the dbnlb gene encoding drebrin-like b isoform X1; protein product: MAVNLSKNGPALTAAYNEVVNEKSDTDWALFTYEGNTNDIRLAETGTGGLEELVDELNSGKVMYAFCRVKDPNSGLPKYVLINWTGEGVKDARKGQCANHVSTIANFLKGAHVTINARAEEDVEPDSIMQKVAKASGANYSFHKESNRFKDSGPQGPVGSVYQKTNAMSEIKKTNKDNFWAQAEKEEERRRQEEKRKADEERQRLEKERKDRETKEAALREQRAKERASQIDEQKKYQQQQEAKSHQHERQQWEEQEKEFQAEQKKGFNRGESVEKANEAASVISQRSVNPREMFQQRERGIVPGNAETTTPASPQPESTYEEHLDTEYEEVEQGADAEYEDVQPVVSEPYSSHEVEQPNYESVTETNMYEEPQQTEEQNTYEYAKEDTSDRGICARALYDYQAADDTEISFDPDDIITGIEMIDEGWWRGYGPDGHFGMFPANYVELI
- the dbnlb gene encoding drebrin-like b isoform X2 gives rise to the protein MAVNLSKNGPALTAAYNEVVNEKSDTDWALFTYEGNTNDIRLAETGTGGLEELVDELNSGKVMYAFCRVKDPNSGLPKYVLINWTGEGVKDARKGQCANHVSTIANFLKGAHVTINARAEEDVEPDSIMQKVAKASGANYSFHKESNRFKDSGPQGPVGSVYQKTNAMSEIKKTNKDNFWAQAEKEEERRRQEEKRKADEERQRLEKERKDRETKEAALREQRAKERASQIDEQKKYQQQQEAKSHQHERQQWAASVISQRSVNPREMFQQRERGIVPGNAETTTPASPQPESTYEEHLDTEYEEVEQGADAEYEDVQPVVSEPYSSHEVEQPNYESVTETNMYEEPQQTEEQNTYEYAKEDTSDRGICARALYDYQAADDTEISFDPDDIITGIEMIDEGWWRGYGPDGHFGMFPANYVELI